In Anomaloglossus baeobatrachus isolate aAnoBae1 chromosome 3, aAnoBae1.hap1, whole genome shotgun sequence, one genomic interval encodes:
- the SEC23B gene encoding protein transport protein Sec23B, protein MATYLEFIQQNEERDGVRFSWNVWPSSRLEATRMVVPLGCLFTPIKERPDLPPVQYEPVLCTRPTCKAVLNPLCQVDYRAKLWACNFCFQRNQFPPTYAGISEVNQPAELMPQFSTIEYIVQRGPQTPLIFLYVVDTCLEEEDLQALKESLQMSLSLLPPDALVGLITFGRMVQVHELNCDGISKSYVFRGTKDLTAKQIQDMLGLVKPSAAAQQGRPQQPPEQPFLSSRFLQPVHKIDMNLTDLLGELQRDPWPVTQGKRPLRSTGVALSIAVGLLEGTLPNTGARIMLFTGGPPTQGPGMVVGDELKTPIRSWHDIEKDNARLMKKATKHYEGLANRTAANGHCIDIYACALDQTGLLEMKCCSNLTGGQIVIGDSFNTSLFKQTFQRVFSKDLNGAFKMAFGANLEVKTSRELKISGAIGPCVSLNVKSPCISENELGVGGTCQWKICSVDPSTTLALYFEVVNQHNAPIPQGGRGAIQFVTQYQHSSTQKRIRVTTIARNWADAQTQLQHIEAAFDQEAAAVLMARLGVYRAETEEGPDVLRWLDRQLIRLCQKFGQYNKDDPTSFRLSDTFSLYPQFMFHLRRSPFLQVFNNSPDESSYYRHHFARQDLTQSLIMIQPILYSYSFYGPPEPVLLDSSSILADRILLMDTFFQIVIYLGETIAQWRKAGYQDMPEYENFKHLLQAPLDDAQEILQSRFPMPRYINTEHGGSQARFLLSKVNPSQTHNNIYSYGQDGGAPILTDDVSLQVFMDHLKKLAVSTAS, encoded by the exons ATGGCAACCTACTTGGAATTTATTCAGCAGAACGAAGAGCGAGATGGGGTGCGTTTCAGCTGGAACGTTTGGCCATCTAGTCGGCTGGAAGCTACACGGATGGTTGTGCCCTTAGGCTGCCTTTTCACTCCAATTAAAGAACGGCCGGACTTGCCACCAGTGCAGTATGAACCAGTCCTCTGTACAAGACCAACTTGCAAAGCGGTCCTTAATCCACTCTG ccAAGTTGACTACAGAGCCAAGTTGTGGGCTTGTAACTTTTGTTTCCAACGAAACCAG TTCCCACCTACGTATGCTGGAATCTCAGAAGTGAATCAGCCTGCAGAGCTGATGCCGCAGTTCTCCACCATAGAGTATATCGTCCAG CGCGGTCCGCAGACTCCACTGATTTTCCTCTATGTGGTTGATACCTGCCTGGAGGAAGAAGACTTGCAAGCCCTGAAGGAATCGCTGCAGATGTCGCTCAGCCTGCTGCCTCCGGATGCCTTGGTGGGACTGATCACATTTGGGAGAATGGTTCAAGTGCACGAACTCAACTGTGATGGGATCTCAAAAAGCTATGTCTTCCGAGGAACCAAAGATCTTACAGCTAAGCAAATCCAG gaCATGTTGGGTCTTGTAAAACCTTCTGCTGCAGCACAACAGGGAAGACCACAACAGCCTCcggagcagccattcttgtcaAGCAG GTTTTTGCAGCCAGTTCACAAGATTGACATGAATTTAACAGACCTGCTCGGGGAACTACAACGCGACCCATGGCCTGTAACTCAGGGGAAAAGGCCACTGAGATCCACTGGGGTGGCCTTATCTATTGCTGTTGGTTTGTTGGAG GGAACGTTACCCAACACTGGCGCCAGGATCATGTTATTTACCGGAGGGCCACCCACACAAGGACCAGGGATGGTTGTTGGGGATGAACTGAAAACGCCAATTCGTTCCTGGCACGACATTGAGAAGGATAATGCTCGTCTTATGAAGAAAGCTACTAAG CATTATGAAGGTTTGGCAAACCGGACTGCAGCAAACGGACATTGCATTGACATTTACGCCTGTGCTCTGGACCAGACGGGTCTTCTGGAGATGAAGTGCTGCTCTAACCTCACCGG GGGTCAGATTGTGATCGGAGATTCTTTCAATACATCTCTGTTTAAGCAAACCTTCCAGCGAGTCTTCAGTAAAGATTTAAATGGAGCTTTCAAAATGGCCTTCGGTGCTAACCTCGAAGTTAAG ACGTCAAGAGAGCTGAAAATATCAGGAGCTATTGGGCCCTGTGTTTCCTTAAATGTGAAAAGTCCATGCATTTCAGAAAAT GAACTTGGCGTTGGTGGGACGTGTCAGTGGAAAATATGCAGTGTGGATCCATCAACAACTCTCGCCTTGTACTTTGAGGTGGTGAACCAA CACAACGCACCCATTCCTCAAGGAGGTCGTGGGGCTATTCAGTTTGTCACTCAGTACCAGCATTCCAGCACACAGAAACGTATCCGAGTCACCACCATTGCCCGGAA CTGGGCCGACGCGCAGACACAGCTCCAGCACATTGAGGCCGCCTTTGATCAGGAGGCAGCAGCGGTGCTCATGGCTCGTCTAGGGGTCTATAGGGCCGAGACAGAAGAGGGACCTGATGTTCTGCGATGGTTGGACCGACAACTCATCAGACTT TGCCAGAAGTTTGGACAATACAACAAGGATGATCCCACCTCCTTCAGGCTTTCAGACACGTTCTCGCTTTACCCTCAG TTCATGTTCCACTTGAGAAGATCTCCGTTCCTGCAAGTGTTTAATAACAGTCCAGATGAGTCGTCTTACTATCGGCATCACTTCGCCCGACAAGACCTGACCCAGTCCCTGATCATGATCCAGCCCATTCTGTACTCTTACTCTTTCTATGGTCCTCCAGAG CCTGTTTTATTGGACAGCAGTAGCATTTTAGCCGACAGGATTCTGCTTATGGACACGTTCTTTCAGATTGTCATCTACCTTGGAGAG ACTATTGCACAGTGGAGAAAAGCCGGTTACCAGGACATGCCAGAGTATGAGAACTTTAAGCATCTTCTTCAAGCACCACTAGATGATGCCCAGGAAATTTTACAGAGCAGATTCCCTATGCCCCGCTACATCAATACAGAACATGGAGGCAGCCAA